From a region of the Streptomyces sp. NBC_00193 genome:
- the glgP gene encoding alpha-glucan family phosphorylase: MKAIRRFTVRPVLPETLSPLADLARNLRWSWHAETRELFQSVDPEGWQAAGGDPVRLLGAVSAARIAELAGDRRFLRRLAVAAADLDDYVHGGRWYQSHEAAAELPAGIAYFSPEFGITAALPQYSGGLGILAGDHLKAASDLGVPLIGVGLLYRHGYFRQSLSRDGWQQEHYPVLDPNELPLALVREEDGTPARVSLSLPGGRALHAHVWQARVGRVPLLLLDSDVEDNDAVAREVTDRLYGGGSDHRLLQEMLLGIGGVRAVRAYCRITGHPDPEVFHTNEGHAGFLGLERIRELEGAQGLGFDAAVEAVRAGTVFTTHTPVPAGIDRFDRALVARHFGDGGELAGVPVDRILALGAETYPGGDPGVFNMAVMGLRLAQRANGVSTLHGAVSREMFAGLWPGFDPVDVPITSVTNGVHAPTWVAPEVVKLGVKQIGAGRTEDALSVGGSQRWDAVADIPDQDVWDLRRVLREQLVQEVRDRLRASWRQRGAAAAELGWVDSVLDPDVLTIGFARRVPSYKRLTLMLRDPDRLRRLLLDPDRPVQIVVAGKAHPADDGGKRLVQELVRFADDPRVRHRIVFLPDYGMAMAQKLYPGCDVWLNNPLRPLEACGTSGMKAALNGCLNLSVLDGWWDEWFEPDFGWAIPTADGLGADEDRRDDLEANALYDLIEGRVAPRFYDRAGQAGLPVRWIEMVRRTLVSLGPKVLAGRMVREYVERLYAPAALSHRALTPDAARDLAWWKGRVRAAWPQLTVEHVEALTAGPVGGTAELGATLTLRVQVSLDALAPEDVEVQAVAGRVDAQDVIQSGRAFPLKPAGGPDLEGRWLYEGPLALDRTGPFGYTVRIMPAHPLLATPAELGLVAGPATGTDTDAGGGVVLR, from the coding sequence GTGAAGGCTATCCGTCGATTCACCGTGCGCCCCGTCCTCCCCGAGACCCTCTCGCCGCTCGCCGACCTCGCGCGCAACCTGCGCTGGTCCTGGCACGCCGAGACCCGTGAACTCTTCCAATCCGTCGATCCCGAGGGCTGGCAAGCCGCCGGCGGGGATCCCGTCCGGCTGCTCGGCGCCGTGTCCGCCGCGCGGATCGCCGAGCTCGCCGGGGACCGGCGGTTCCTGCGCAGGCTCGCCGTCGCCGCCGCCGACCTCGATGACTACGTCCACGGCGGGAGGTGGTACCAGAGCCACGAGGCCGCAGCCGAGCTGCCCGCCGGCATCGCCTACTTCTCGCCCGAGTTCGGAATCACCGCCGCCCTGCCCCAGTACTCCGGCGGACTCGGCATCCTCGCCGGGGACCACCTCAAGGCCGCCAGCGACCTAGGCGTCCCCCTCATCGGTGTCGGACTGCTCTACCGGCACGGCTACTTCCGCCAGTCCCTCTCCCGGGACGGCTGGCAGCAGGAGCACTATCCGGTCCTCGACCCCAACGAACTGCCCCTCGCGCTGGTGCGCGAGGAGGACGGGACCCCCGCGCGGGTGTCCCTGAGCCTCCCCGGCGGCCGGGCCCTGCACGCCCACGTGTGGCAGGCCCGCGTCGGCCGGGTGCCGCTGCTGCTCCTCGACTCCGACGTCGAGGACAACGACGCCGTCGCCCGCGAGGTGACCGACCGGCTCTACGGCGGCGGCAGCGACCACCGGCTGCTCCAGGAGATGCTCCTCGGCATCGGCGGGGTCCGGGCGGTGCGCGCCTACTGCCGGATCACCGGGCATCCCGACCCCGAGGTCTTCCACACCAACGAGGGCCACGCCGGGTTCCTGGGACTCGAGCGCATAAGGGAACTGGAGGGAGCGCAGGGACTCGGCTTCGACGCCGCCGTCGAAGCCGTCCGGGCCGGCACCGTGTTCACCACGCACACCCCCGTCCCCGCCGGCATCGACCGCTTCGACCGGGCCCTGGTCGCCCGCCACTTCGGCGACGGCGGCGAACTGGCCGGCGTACCCGTCGACCGGATCCTGGCCCTCGGCGCCGAGACGTACCCCGGCGGCGACCCCGGGGTGTTCAACATGGCGGTGATGGGCCTGCGCCTCGCCCAGCGGGCCAATGGGGTCTCCACCCTGCACGGCGCCGTCAGCCGCGAGATGTTCGCCGGGCTGTGGCCGGGATTCGACCCCGTCGACGTGCCCATCACCTCGGTCACCAACGGCGTGCACGCCCCGACCTGGGTGGCGCCCGAAGTGGTGAAGCTCGGCGTGAAGCAGATCGGCGCCGGCCGCACCGAGGACGCGCTCTCCGTCGGCGGCTCGCAGCGCTGGGACGCCGTCGCCGACATCCCCGACCAGGACGTCTGGGACCTGCGCCGGGTGCTCAGGGAACAGCTCGTCCAGGAGGTACGGGACCGCCTGCGCGCCTCCTGGCGCCAGCGCGGGGCCGCCGCCGCCGAACTGGGCTGGGTGGACTCCGTGCTCGACCCCGACGTGCTGACCATCGGGTTCGCCCGCCGGGTGCCGTCCTACAAGCGGCTCACGCTGATGCTGCGCGACCCCGACCGGCTGCGCCGCCTGCTGCTGGACCCGGACCGGCCCGTGCAGATCGTGGTCGCGGGCAAGGCGCACCCGGCCGACGACGGCGGGAAGCGGCTGGTCCAGGAGCTGGTGAGGTTCGCGGACGACCCCCGCGTGCGCCACCGGATCGTGTTCCTGCCCGACTACGGCATGGCCATGGCCCAGAAGCTCTACCCGGGCTGCGACGTCTGGCTCAACAACCCGCTGCGCCCGCTGGAGGCCTGCGGCACCAGCGGGATGAAGGCGGCCCTGAACGGCTGCCTCAACCTGTCCGTCCTGGACGGCTGGTGGGACGAATGGTTCGAGCCGGACTTCGGCTGGGCCATCCCGACCGCCGACGGACTCGGCGCCGACGAGGACCGCCGCGACGACCTGGAGGCGAACGCCCTCTACGACCTGATCGAGGGCCGGGTCGCCCCCCGGTTCTACGACCGGGCCGGACAGGCCGGACTCCCGGTGCGGTGGATCGAGATGGTCCGGCGCACCCTCGTCTCGCTGGGACCCAAGGTGCTCGCGGGCCGCATGGTGCGGGAGTACGTGGAGCGGCTCTACGCTCCGGCCGCGCTCTCCCACCGCGCCCTGACCCCGGACGCGGCGCGGGACCTCGCCTGGTGGAAGGGGCGGGTCCGCGCGGCCTGGCCGCAGCTCACCGTCGAGCACGTGGAAGCCCTGACGGCGGGTCCGGTCGGCGGCACCGCCGAACTCGGGGCCACCCTCACCCTGCGCGTGCAGGTCTCCCTCGACGCCCTGGCCCCCGAGGACGTGGAGGTCCAGGCCGTCGCGGGCCGGGTCGACGCGCAGGACGTGATCCAGAGCGGGCGGGCCTTCCCGCTCAAGCCCGCCGGCGGACCCGACCTGGAGGGCCGCTGGCTGTACGAGGGCCCGCTCGCCCTCGACCGTACGGGGCCCTTCGGCTACACCGTACGGATCATGCCGGCGCACCCACTGCTGGCGACCCCGGCCGAACTGGGCCTGGTCGCGGGCCCCGCCACGGGCACCGACACCGACGCGGGAGGCGGCGTGGTGCTGCGCTGA
- a CDS encoding M4 family metallopeptidase, which produces MSPTPQRRATTAGALVAAAALLAVGIQTGSANADATASQAVSVAQVNPGAENRALSASERATLLAEANSTTVQAAKALGLGGTEKLVVRDVVKDADGTTHTTYERTYDGIPVLGGDLTVHAKGGVTKSVTKATDAEIKVADTNATVTPASAEGLAVSSANAEGSKDAKASKAARKVIWAASGVPVLAFETVVGGIQHDGTPSELHVVTNAKTGAKITQWQAIETGVGNTMYSGQVTLGTSASGSNFTLTDAGRGNHKTYDLNGGTGSGTGTLFTGPDDTWGNGLPSNRETAGADAHYGAQLTWDYYKNVHGRNGLRNDGVAPYTRVHYGNAYVNAFWSDSCFCMTYGDGTGNAKPLTSIDVAAHEMTHGLTSVTGNMTYSGESGGLNEATSDIMAAAVEFNANNANDVGDYLVGEKIDIRGNGTPLRYMDKPSKDGSSKDAWYSGIGSIDVHYSSGPANHWYYLASEGSGAKVVNGVSYDSPTSDGLPVTAIGRDAASKIWFRALTVGYFKSTTNYADARVQTLKAAADLYGAGSVTYNNAANAWAAINVGARIPVGVSVTNPGSQNTVTGSAVSLQIQASSSNAGALSYAASGLPTGLSINSSTGLITGTASTAGTYNTTVTVTDSANQTGTASFAWTVGTSQQTVFENTADYAIADNATVESPITVNRTGNAPSTLKVDLNILHTYIGDLKVDLVAPDGTLYNLHNRTGGSADNIIKSVTVNASSEVAQGVWKLRVNDNANLDTGKIDSWKLTF; this is translated from the coding sequence TTGAGTCCCACCCCCCAGCGGCGTGCCACCACGGCCGGCGCGCTTGTTGCCGCGGCCGCTCTCCTCGCCGTAGGCATCCAGACCGGATCCGCCAACGCCGACGCCACCGCGTCGCAGGCTGTTTCGGTCGCCCAGGTCAACCCCGGCGCGGAGAACCGCGCACTCAGCGCTTCGGAGCGTGCGACGCTCCTGGCCGAGGCCAACTCCACCACTGTGCAGGCGGCCAAGGCCCTCGGCCTCGGCGGCACGGAGAAGCTCGTCGTCCGCGACGTCGTCAAGGACGCGGACGGCACCACGCACACCACGTACGAGCGCACCTACGACGGCATACCGGTGCTCGGCGGTGACCTGACCGTCCACGCCAAGGGCGGCGTCACCAAGAGCGTCACCAAGGCCACCGACGCCGAGATCAAGGTCGCGGACACCAACGCCACCGTCACCCCGGCCTCGGCCGAGGGCTTGGCGGTCTCCTCCGCCAACGCCGAGGGCTCCAAGGACGCGAAGGCCTCCAAGGCCGCGCGCAAGGTGATCTGGGCCGCCTCCGGCGTCCCGGTCCTCGCCTTCGAGACCGTCGTCGGCGGCATCCAGCACGACGGCACCCCGAGCGAACTGCACGTGGTCACCAACGCCAAGACCGGCGCGAAGATCACCCAGTGGCAGGCCATCGAGACCGGCGTCGGCAACACGATGTACTCCGGCCAGGTCACGCTGGGCACCTCGGCCTCGGGCAGCAACTTCACGCTGACCGACGCCGGGCGCGGCAACCACAAGACCTACGACCTCAACGGGGGCACGGGCAGCGGCACGGGCACCCTCTTCACGGGCCCGGACGACACCTGGGGCAACGGTCTTCCCTCGAACCGGGAGACCGCCGGCGCCGACGCGCACTACGGCGCCCAGCTGACGTGGGACTACTACAAGAACGTGCACGGCCGCAACGGCCTGCGCAACGACGGCGTGGCCCCGTACACCCGGGTCCACTACGGCAACGCGTACGTCAACGCGTTCTGGAGCGACTCCTGCTTCTGCATGACCTACGGCGACGGCACGGGCAACGCCAAGCCGCTGACGTCGATCGACGTGGCCGCGCACGAGATGACCCACGGTCTGACCTCGGTCACCGGCAACATGACCTACTCCGGTGAGTCCGGCGGCCTCAACGAGGCGACCTCCGACATCATGGCGGCGGCCGTCGAGTTCAACGCCAACAACGCCAACGACGTCGGCGACTACCTGGTCGGCGAGAAGATCGACATCCGCGGCAACGGCACCCCGCTGCGCTACATGGACAAGCCGAGCAAGGACGGCTCGTCCAAGGACGCGTGGTACTCGGGCATCGGCTCCATCGACGTCCACTACTCCTCGGGCCCGGCCAACCACTGGTACTACCTGGCCTCCGAGGGCTCCGGCGCCAAGGTCGTCAACGGGGTGAGCTACGACTCGCCGACCTCCGACGGGCTCCCGGTCACCGCGATCGGCCGCGACGCCGCCTCGAAGATCTGGTTCCGCGCGCTGACGGTCGGCTACTTCAAGTCGACCACCAACTACGCCGACGCCCGCGTCCAGACCCTGAAGGCCGCCGCCGACCTCTACGGTGCGGGCTCGGTCACGTACAACAACGCGGCCAACGCCTGGGCGGCCATCAACGTCGGCGCCCGCATCCCCGTCGGCGTCTCGGTCACCAACCCCGGTAGCCAGAACACCGTCACGGGCAGCGCCGTCAGCCTCCAGATCCAGGCCAGCAGCAGCAACGCCGGCGCCCTGAGCTACGCGGCTTCCGGTCTGCCGACCGGTCTGTCGATCAACTCCTCGACCGGCCTGATCACCGGGACCGCCTCCACCGCCGGTACGTACAACACGACGGTCACGGTGACGGACTCGGCGAACCAGACCGGTACGGCGTCCTTCGCCTGGACCGTCGGCACCTCGCAGCAGACGGTGTTCGAGAACACCGCCGACTACGCGATCGCCGACAACGCGACGGTCGAGTCCCCGATCACCGTGAACCGCACGGGCAACGCCCCGAGCACCCTCAAGGTGGACCTCAACATCCTCCACACGTACATCGGTGACCTGAAGGTCGACCTCGTCGCCCCCGACGGCACCCTGTACAACCTGCACAACCGGACCGGTGGCAGCGCGGACAACATCATCAAGTCCGTCACGGTCAACGCCTCCTCCGAGGTCGCCCAGGGCGTGTGGAAGCTCCGGGTCAACGACAACGCGAACCTCGACACCGGAAAGATCGACAGCTGGAAGCTCACCTTCTGA
- a CDS encoding nitronate monooxygenase produces MPQTPTNTPAAQHPWLIQGGMGVGVSGWRLARAVSGEGQLGVVSGTALDVVLARVLQTGDPGGHARRALAAFPLPELAQSALDLYFREEGLADGVAMRTTPRLRATGGSQAEILTVLGNFVEVWLAKEGHDGVVGINYLEKIQLATAPAMFGAILAGVDYVLVGAGVPGQIPALASRLARYERCVTKIHVEAGPHGDEPLEHLFDPAALLAGHLPGPLRRPHVLAIVSLPVLATYLARDEITRPDGFVIETSQAGGHSAPPRGPMKLDEDGEPVYGPRDSPDLAKMAALGLPFWLAGGQASPEAVAGALAEGAAGVQVGSAFALCEESGMARHLREELLDQAHAGTLSVRNDPEASPTSFPFKVADLPGTVSEPEVSEARRRVCDLGFLRTPVRGPRGVVYRCAAEPVAAYVRKGGEASDTKGRQCLCNGLLATIGLAQRRPHGRVEPPLVTIGKDLSFLPQLAPDAEAYTAADVVHWLAAGAERPAGR; encoded by the coding sequence ATGCCGCAGACCCCCACGAACACCCCCGCCGCGCAGCACCCCTGGCTCATCCAGGGCGGCATGGGCGTCGGAGTCTCCGGCTGGAGGCTGGCCAGGGCCGTCTCCGGCGAGGGCCAGCTGGGCGTGGTCTCCGGCACGGCCCTGGACGTCGTACTGGCCCGCGTGCTGCAGACCGGCGACCCCGGCGGCCACGCCCGCCGGGCACTGGCGGCCTTCCCGCTGCCGGAGCTCGCCCAGTCCGCCCTCGACCTCTACTTCCGCGAGGAAGGCCTCGCGGACGGCGTGGCGATGCGCACCACCCCGCGACTGCGGGCGACGGGCGGATCGCAGGCCGAGATCCTCACCGTCCTCGGCAACTTCGTCGAGGTCTGGCTCGCCAAGGAGGGACATGACGGTGTCGTCGGCATCAACTACCTGGAGAAGATCCAGCTCGCCACAGCCCCCGCAATGTTCGGCGCGATCCTGGCAGGCGTCGACTACGTGCTCGTGGGCGCGGGAGTCCCCGGTCAGATCCCTGCCCTCGCCTCGAGGCTGGCGCGCTACGAACGCTGCGTGACCAAGATCCACGTGGAGGCGGGGCCGCACGGGGACGAGCCCCTGGAGCACCTCTTCGACCCCGCGGCCCTGCTCGCCGGGCACCTGCCCGGCCCGCTGCGCCGCCCCCACGTGCTGGCCATCGTCTCGCTCCCGGTGCTGGCCACCTACCTGGCCCGGGACGAGATCACCCGCCCCGACGGCTTCGTGATAGAGACCAGCCAGGCCGGCGGGCACAGCGCCCCGCCGCGCGGTCCGATGAAGCTCGACGAGGACGGGGAGCCGGTCTACGGCCCGCGCGACAGCCCCGACCTCGCCAAGATGGCGGCGCTCGGGCTGCCGTTCTGGCTCGCGGGCGGCCAGGCCAGCCCCGAGGCCGTGGCCGGGGCGCTCGCGGAGGGCGCGGCCGGGGTCCAGGTCGGCAGCGCGTTCGCCCTGTGCGAGGAGTCGGGGATGGCCCGCCACCTGCGCGAGGAGCTGCTGGACCAGGCCCACGCCGGCACCCTCTCGGTCCGCAACGACCCCGAGGCCTCCCCGACTTCCTTCCCGTTCAAGGTGGCGGACCTGCCGGGGACGGTCTCCGAGCCGGAGGTGTCCGAGGCCCGGCGCCGGGTCTGCGACCTCGGCTTCCTGCGCACTCCCGTACGGGGTCCGCGCGGTGTGGTCTACCGGTGCGCGGCCGAGCCGGTCGCCGCGTACGTCCGCAAGGGCGGCGAGGCGTCCGACACCAAGGGCCGCCAGTGCCTGTGCAACGGCCTGCTGGCCACGATCGGGCTGGCCCAGCGCCGGCCGCACGGCCGGGTGGAACCCCCGCTGGTGACGATCGGCAAGGACCTGTCGTTCCTCCCGCAGCTCGCTCCGGACGCCGAGGCCTACACGGCCGCGGACGTGGTGCACTGGCTCGCGGCGGGCGCGGAGCGGCCCGCCGGCCGTTGA
- a CDS encoding alpha-1,4-glucan--maltose-1-phosphate maltosyltransferase, with product MIGRIPVLDVRPAVDCGVRPAKAVVDEVFEISATVFREGHDAVAAHVVLRDPSGRLRPPVPLSELAPGTDRWGARVSAEIEGRWTYTVEAWSDPVGTWRAHAAVKIPAGIDTGLTLLEGAELYERAAAKIPKRDGREHVLAAADVMRDEDRPVAERYAAALGPRIDALLAKRPLRELVTASKPLPLLIERKRALFGSWYEMFPRSEGAVLEPGEAPVSGTFRTAAERLPAVAAMGFDVVYLPPIHPIGSTYRKGPNNTLSAGSWDPGVPWAIGSTEGGHDAVHPELGTIEDFDAFVARARELRIEVALDFALQCSPDHPWVEKHPEWFRHRADGTIAYAENPPKKYQDIVPIHFDADMAGIVGETVRILRHWMEHGVRIFRVDNPHTKPVVFWQKVIADINKSDPDVIFLAEAFTRPAMMRALAAVGFQQSYTYFTWRNTKAELTEYLTELADTRSASVMRPNFFVNTPDILHAYLQHGGRPAFEVRAVLAATLSPTWGVYAGYELCENTPVEEGSEEYLNSEKYELRPRDWAAADREGRTIAPLITSLNRLRRRNPALQQLRDIHFHPTDNEQVIAYSKHAGSNSVLVVVNLDPHHTQEATVSLDMPVLGLDWHGSLAVRDELTGETYHWGRANYVRLEPGRTPAHVLAALRPSPPTGGSPIS from the coding sequence ATGATCGGTCGCATTCCCGTGCTGGACGTCCGCCCCGCCGTCGACTGCGGCGTCAGACCCGCCAAGGCGGTCGTGGACGAGGTCTTCGAGATTTCCGCCACCGTGTTCCGCGAGGGGCACGACGCCGTGGCGGCCCATGTCGTCCTCCGAGATCCGAGCGGGCGGCTGCGGCCCCCCGTGCCCCTGTCCGAGCTCGCTCCCGGTACCGACCGGTGGGGGGCGCGGGTGTCCGCCGAGATCGAGGGGAGGTGGACTTACACCGTCGAGGCGTGGAGCGACCCGGTGGGCACCTGGCGGGCCCACGCGGCGGTGAAGATCCCGGCCGGGATCGACACCGGGCTCACCCTCCTGGAAGGCGCCGAGCTCTACGAGCGGGCCGCCGCGAAGATTCCCAAGCGGGACGGCCGTGAGCACGTGCTGGCCGCGGCGGACGTGATGCGCGACGAGGACCGGCCCGTCGCCGAGCGGTACGCGGCCGCCCTCGGCCCGCGCATCGACGCGCTGCTGGCGAAGCGCCCGCTCCGGGAGCTGGTGACGGCCTCCAAGCCGCTGCCGCTGCTGATCGAGCGCAAGCGGGCCCTCTTCGGTTCCTGGTACGAGATGTTCCCCCGGTCGGAGGGGGCGGTGCTGGAGCCCGGCGAGGCTCCCGTCAGCGGGACCTTCCGGACCGCCGCCGAGCGGCTTCCCGCCGTCGCCGCGATGGGCTTCGACGTGGTGTACCTGCCGCCGATCCACCCGATCGGGAGCACGTACCGCAAAGGTCCGAACAACACGCTGTCCGCGGGGAGTTGGGACCCGGGTGTGCCCTGGGCCATCGGCTCCACCGAGGGGGGCCACGACGCGGTCCACCCCGAGCTCGGCACCATCGAGGACTTCGACGCCTTCGTCGCCAGGGCCCGCGAGCTGCGCATCGAGGTGGCGCTCGACTTCGCCCTGCAGTGCTCCCCGGACCACCCGTGGGTGGAGAAGCACCCGGAGTGGTTCCGGCACCGCGCCGACGGGACGATCGCGTACGCGGAGAACCCGCCGAAGAAGTACCAGGACATCGTCCCGATCCACTTCGACGCCGACATGGCCGGCATCGTCGGGGAGACGGTGCGGATCCTGCGGCACTGGATGGAGCACGGCGTCCGGATCTTCCGGGTCGACAACCCGCACACCAAGCCGGTGGTCTTCTGGCAGAAGGTGATCGCGGACATCAACAAGTCCGACCCCGACGTGATCTTCCTCGCCGAGGCCTTCACCCGCCCCGCGATGATGCGGGCGCTGGCCGCCGTCGGCTTCCAGCAGTCCTACACGTACTTCACCTGGCGCAACACCAAGGCCGAGCTGACCGAGTACCTGACCGAGCTCGCGGACACCCGCTCCGCCTCCGTCATGCGGCCGAATTTCTTCGTCAACACCCCCGACATCCTGCACGCATACCTTCAGCACGGCGGCCGCCCCGCCTTCGAGGTCCGCGCGGTCCTCGCCGCCACGCTCTCCCCCACCTGGGGGGTCTACGCCGGTTACGAGCTCTGCGAGAACACCCCGGTCGAGGAGGGCAGCGAGGAGTACCTGAACTCCGAGAAGTACGAGCTGCGCCCGCGCGACTGGGCCGCCGCCGACCGCGAGGGCCGCACCATCGCCCCGCTGATCACCTCCCTGAACCGGCTGCGCCGGCGCAACCCTGCGCTCCAGCAGCTGCGCGACATCCATTTCCACCCGACCGACAACGAACAAGTGATCGCCTATTCGAAGCACGCGGGGAGCAATTCCGTACTGGTGGTCGTCAACCTCGATCCGCACCACACCCAGGAGGCGACGGTCTCGTTGGACATGCCGGTACTCGGCCTCGACTGGCACGGGTCCCTCGCGGTGCGCGACGAGCTCACCGGCGAGACCTATCACTGGGGCAGGGCCAACTACGTGCGCCTGGAACCGGGCCGCACGCCCGCGCACGTACTGGCGGCTCTGCGACCGTCCCCGCCCACCGGAGGGTCACCCATCTCATGA
- a CDS encoding MFS transporter: protein MRKWLPLTAVCLGAFMLLVDVTIVTVALPDMAADMRTGFSGLQWVMDGYALALAALLLGAGSLADRIGRRRVYLGGLGLFAAASLACGLAQGPAALIAFRAVQGIGGAAMFATTMALLSSAYQGRDRGVAFGVWGAVNGAAAAAGPIIGGLLTEQFGWRWIFFINLPVCALAVYVTLKAVTESRDPHAKGLDLPGMATFTAGAAAVTYALIRGGENGWTSAGTLGLFALGAASFAAFVLVELRGSRPMLDLSLFRSPVFVAVMTASLLMSGAAFGYLMYVSLWLQTGEGMGPVGAGLALLPLSLAGFVVAAASGKLLHGASPRITIGGGLLLIGAGALLQGWMLDAGDGWTALVPGLAVTGVGVGLISPALAAAAMGAVPPARAGMAGGALNTARQLGMALGIAVLGAVFHTGLADGLAGSGQPQGTAAALAGGGAARLLDTVPGAGPWVEAAFANGLRDTFWVSGAMGLAGALVLFVLVRRPAAIAAAPSAAHAPAGAPAAVPEPVPVPVPVPVPVPVPGQGSGAADRAAGSAAV, encoded by the coding sequence ATGCGCAAATGGCTGCCGTTGACGGCGGTGTGTCTCGGAGCCTTCATGCTCCTGGTCGACGTCACGATCGTGACCGTCGCCCTGCCCGACATGGCCGCCGACATGCGGACCGGGTTCTCCGGACTCCAGTGGGTGATGGACGGCTACGCCCTCGCCCTGGCCGCCCTGCTGCTCGGCGCCGGATCGCTCGCCGACCGGATCGGCCGGCGCCGCGTCTACCTCGGCGGGCTCGGACTCTTCGCCGCCGCCTCCCTCGCCTGCGGCCTGGCCCAGGGCCCGGCCGCGCTCATCGCCTTCCGCGCCGTCCAGGGCATCGGCGGCGCCGCGATGTTCGCCACCACCATGGCCCTGCTCAGCTCCGCCTACCAGGGCCGCGACCGGGGCGTCGCCTTCGGCGTCTGGGGCGCGGTCAACGGAGCGGCCGCCGCGGCCGGCCCGATCATCGGCGGGCTGCTCACCGAGCAGTTCGGCTGGCGCTGGATCTTCTTCATCAACCTCCCGGTCTGCGCCCTCGCCGTGTACGTCACCCTCAAGGCCGTCACCGAGTCCCGCGACCCGCACGCCAAGGGCCTGGACCTGCCCGGCATGGCCACCTTCACCGCCGGCGCCGCGGCCGTCACCTACGCCCTCATCCGCGGCGGCGAGAACGGCTGGACCTCCGCCGGCACCCTCGGCCTGTTCGCCCTGGGCGCGGCCTCCTTCGCCGCCTTCGTCCTCGTCGAACTGCGCGGCTCCCGCCCGATGCTGGACCTCTCGCTCTTCCGCAGTCCGGTCTTCGTCGCCGTGATGACCGCATCGCTGCTGATGTCCGGCGCCGCCTTCGGGTACCTGATGTACGTCTCCCTGTGGCTGCAGACCGGCGAGGGCATGGGACCGGTCGGGGCCGGACTGGCCCTGCTGCCGCTGAGCCTGGCCGGCTTCGTCGTCGCCGCGGCCTCCGGCAAGCTCCTGCACGGGGCCTCCCCCCGGATCACCATCGGCGGCGGACTGCTCCTCATCGGGGCCGGGGCACTGCTCCAGGGCTGGATGCTGGACGCGGGCGACGGCTGGACGGCGCTGGTGCCGGGCCTGGCCGTCACCGGCGTGGGCGTCGGACTGATCTCCCCGGCCCTGGCCGCCGCCGCGATGGGGGCCGTGCCCCCGGCCCGGGCGGGAATGGCGGGCGGTGCGCTGAACACCGCGCGACAGCTGGGCATGGCCCTGGGCATCGCGGTGCTCGGCGCGGTCTTCCACACCGGGCTGGCCGACGGCCTCGCCGGCTCCGGGCAGCCGCAGGGCACGGCCGCGGCGCTGGCCGGCGGCGGGGCGGCACGGCTGCTGGACACCGTTCCGGGGGCCGGGCCCTGGGTGGAGGCGGCCTTCGCGAACGGGCTGCGCGACACCTTCTGGGTCTCGGGGGCGATGGGCCTGGCGGGGGCGCTGGTCCTGTTCGTGCTGGTCCGCAGGCCGGCCGCCATTGCTGCGGCTCCCTCTGCCGCTCACGCTCCCGCCGGTGCTCCGGCCGCGGTGCCGGAGCCGGTGCCGGTGCCGGTGCCGGTGCCGGTGCCGGTGCCGGTGCCGGGTCAGGGCTCCGGGGCGGCGGACCGGGCGGCCGGAAGCGCCGCCGTCTGA
- a CDS encoding Lrp/AsnC family transcriptional regulator, with the protein METVNETELDPLDRSLVQALTIDGRAPFSRLAEVLEVSDQTVVRRYRRLRTTGLIRVVGLPLGSRVGLFESWLRVQCAPDAALPVAEALARRPDIAWVTLGSGGTEIHCMTRARTRQDRDALLLEKLPRTRRVTGVSAHTILRKFFGGPDAWVGLDVLRPDRTAALERPAAQPGPQRYALDEAELALLSVLGRDGRAGYPELARASGLSESTARRRLERLREVGAVFFDVEFVPALFGYEAEATIVLTVPPARLAQVGAALAGHREVAFAAAVTGAASLMAVVVCRDTDALYTYLTERIGAVDGVGQVEVIPALRSVKRAGMLVEDGRLVDPPPAP; encoded by the coding sequence ATGGAAACCGTGAACGAAACGGAGCTGGACCCGCTCGACCGGTCCCTGGTCCAGGCCCTCACGATCGACGGCCGGGCCCCCTTCAGCCGGCTGGCCGAGGTGCTGGAGGTCTCCGACCAGACCGTCGTACGGCGCTACCGGCGGCTGCGGACCACCGGCCTGATCCGGGTCGTCGGGCTGCCGCTGGGCAGCCGGGTCGGACTGTTCGAGTCCTGGCTCCGGGTGCAGTGCGCCCCCGACGCCGCGCTCCCGGTGGCCGAGGCGCTCGCCCGCCGCCCGGACATCGCGTGGGTGACCCTGGGCTCGGGCGGTACCGAGATCCATTGCATGACCCGGGCCCGTACCCGCCAGGACCGGGACGCCCTGCTGCTGGAGAAGCTGCCGCGGACCCGCCGGGTGACCGGCGTGAGCGCCCACACCATCCTGCGGAAGTTCTTCGGCGGCCCCGACGCCTGGGTGGGCCTGGACGTCCTGCGCCCCGACCGGACGGCGGCCCTGGAACGGCCCGCCGCGCAGCCGGGGCCGCAGCGGTACGCGCTCGACGAGGCGGAGCTGGCCCTGCTCTCGGTGCTGGGCCGGGACGGCCGCGCGGGGTACCCGGAACTGGCGCGAGCCAGTGGTCTGTCGGAGTCCACCGCGCGGCGCAGGCTGGAGCGGCTGCGCGAGGTGGGGGCGGTCTTCTTCGACGTGGAGTTCGTCCCGGCGCTCTTCGGCTACGAGGCGGAGGCGACGATCGTGCTGACCGTCCCGCCGGCCCGGCTGGCGCAGGTGGGGGCGGCGCTGGCGGGCCACCGCGAGGTGGCCTTCGCGGCGGCCGTGACCGGGGCCGCCTCGCTGATGGCGGTGGTGGTGTGCCGGGACACGGACGCGCTGTACACGTACCTGACCGAGCGGATCGGCGCGGTGGACGGGGTGGGGCAGGTGGAGGTGATCCCGGCCCTGCGCAGCGTCAAGCGGGCCGGGATGCTGGTGGAGGACGGGCGGCTGGTGGATCCGCCGCCCGCCCCCTGA